A region of the Pseudomonas sp. J452 genome:
GTCACCGGTGGCGTGATCGCCCCGCTCAACCGCAGTGGCGACGAAGAAGGCTGCTCCTGGACCGACGGTGCGGTGAAAACCCCGGCCGGTTTCCCCCAGGCCTACCAGACCTATGCCGAAGGCGGCTGGGTTGGCGTCGGTGGTGATCCGGTATTCGGCGGCATGGGCATGCCCAAGGTGATCTCGGCCCAGGTCGAGGAAATGGTCAACTCGGCCAACCTGTCGTTCGGCCTGTACCCGATGCTGACCGCCGGTGCCTGCCTGTCGATCAACGCCCACGCCAGCGAAGAGCTGAAAGAGAAATACCTGCCGAATATGTACGGCGGTACCTGGGCTGGTTCCATGTGCCTGACCGAGCCGCATGCCGGCACCGACCTGGGCATCATCCGCACCAAGGCCGAGCCGCAGGCCGATGGCAGCTACAAGATTTCCGGGACCAAGATCTTCATCACCGGCGGTGAACACGACCTGACCGAGAACATCATCCACCTGGTACTGGCCAAACTGCCGGACGCCCCGGCCGGGCCGAAAGGCATCTCGCTGTTCCTCGTGCCGAAGTTTATGGTCAACGCCGACGGCTCGCTGGGCGAGAAGAACTCGCTGTCCTGCGGCTCGATCGAGCACAAGATGGGCATCAAGGCTTCGGCCACTTGCGTGATGAACTTCGACGGCGCCACCGGCTGGATCGTCGATGCGCCGAACAAAGGCCTGGCCGCGATGTTCACCATGATGAACTACGAGCGTCTGGGCGTGGGCATCCAGGGCCTGTCCCTGGGTGAGCGCAGCTACCAGAACGCCGTGGAATACGCCCGCGACCGCATCCAGAGCCGCGCGCCGACCGGCCCGGTGGCGAAAGACAAAGCCGCCGACCCGATCATCGTGCATCCGGACGTGCGCCGCATGCTGCTGACCATGAAAGCGCTGAACGAGGGCGGTCGTGCCTTCTCCAGCTACGTGGCCATGCAGCTGGACACCGCCAAGTTCAGCGAAGACGCCGCCACCCGCAAGCGCGCCGAAGAGCTGGTTGCCCTGCTGACCCCGGTGGCCAAGGCCTTCCTCACCGACATGGCGCTGGAAACCACCACCCATGGCCAGCAGATCTTCGGCGGCCACGGTTATATCCGCGAGTGGGGCCAGGAGCAGCTGATCCGCGACTGCCGTATCACCCAGATCTACGAAGGCACCAACGGCATCCAGGCGCTCGACCTGGTCGGTCGTAAAGTGGTTGGCAGCGGCGGTGCGTTCTACAAGCACTTCGCCGAAGAGATCAAAGCCTTCACCGACAGCGCCGACGCCTCGCTGGCCGAGTTCGTCAACCCGCTGAAAGAGGCCATCGCCAACCTGGAGCTGATGACCGCCGACCTGCTGGAACGCGCCAAGGCCAACCCGAACGAAGTCGGCGCCGCCTCGGTCGAGTACCTGCAGGTGTTCGGTTACACCGCCTACGCCTACATGTGGGCCCTGATGGCGCGTACCGCTCTGGCCAAGCAGGATCAGGACGAGTTCTACCGCACCAAGCTGGGCACCGCGCGCTTCTTCTTCGCCCGCCTGCTGCCGCGCATCCACTCGCTGACCGCTTCGGTCAAGGCTGGTAGCGAAAGCCTGTACCTGCTGGACGCTGCGCAGTTCTAAAACTGGCGTGGTAACAGCAAAAGCCCCGGCCTGATCAGCCGGGGCTTTTTCTTGCCCCATGCCGATCAGTCGTCATGATCGTGACGGCGATGTTTCTTGTGCTTCTTGTGTTTCTTGCCGTGGTGATGGTCGTCGCTGTAATAGCGGCGGCGATCGCTGTCGTGCCCGTCGTCGCTGTCGCCATAGGCATTGCCCAGTGCGCCGCCGGCGCCACCGCCGACGGCGGCGCCGATCAGGCCGCCGGTGTCACCGCCGACTTTCTGCCCGATCACATTGCCGCCCGCCGCGCCCAGGCCGCCGCCGATGGCCGCTTCGGTACGGTTGCGCTTGTCTGCGCCGACCGCGCTGCCGGCTGCGCCGCCGAGCCCGGCACCAATCGCGGCGCCGGTATCACCGCCGACCTGTTGGCCGACCACCGAGCCCAGCGCGCCACCGAGGGCGCCACCGACGCCGGCTTCGGTGTTGCCGGCGAATGCGCCGGCGCTGGCCAGGCTCAGGGAGAGCAGGAGCAGAGAGGAATACTTCATGGATACAAAACCTCTGGGTGGGTAACGCGCGCATCCTGCCAGCGCACGGCGCGCAGGCAAGTGCTAAGTGCGGGGCTTGCGAGGTGTTTCACGGCCTCGGAAAAATTGCTGCGGCTGGGCGAACTCGCGGCCCGTCAGCGAGTCAGGCCAAGTTAGCCGGTCATGCTGCAGGACGCCTGCAGATCCGCGCAGAGCAACCGGTAGTCTTCCACTGCGGCAAACTCCTCGGTGTCCTTGGCGCCCTGGCGGCTGTCCGGCTGGCGCACCGCCAGCAGTTGGGCCACGCCAAAGCGTCCGGCGCTGCGCAGGATCGGCAGGCTGTCGTCGATGAACAGGCTGCGCGCTGGATCGAAGGGGAAGTCCTGCTGCAGGGCGAACCAGAACTGCTGGTTTTCCTTGGGGAAGCCATAGTCGTGGGAGCTGATCAGGCGGTCGAAGTAGGGCGCCAGTTCGACCCGCTCCAGCTTCAGCGACAGCGAGTCGCGGTGGGCGTTGGTGATCAGTGCCACGCGCTTGCCGGCACTGCGCAGAGCCTTGAGAAAGGTGTCGGCATCCGGACGCAGGGCGATCAGGTGGGCCACCTCGCGCTTCAGCTCGCGTACCGAGAGGTTCAGTTCGCGGCTCCAGAAGTCGGTGCAGTACCAGGACAGCTGGCCGGCGTGCTCACGGAACAACGGCAGCAGTTCGGCCTCGGCGGCCGCGCGGCTGGTGCCATGCACTTCGGCGTAGCGCTGCGGCAGGTGTTCCAGCCAGAAGTGGTTGTCGAAGTGCAGGTCGAGCAGGGTGCCGTCCATATCCAGCAGGACGGTGTCGATGTCGGCCCAGGGCAGCAGTGGCATGATGAATTCTTGCGTGAAATGGTTAACAGAAGTGTGCGGATGCAATATCCGCCACGGACAATCCGGATCAGCAGGGTATGATACTCGTTCGTTTCAAGGAGTGATCCCATGCGTGAGAAACCTGTCGTGCTGGCCCGCGAGATCGTTGCGAGCAGCCGCCTGTTCCGCGTCGAGGAACTGCAGCTGCGCTTCGCCAACGGTGTCGAGCGGACCTACGAGCGCCTGGTCGGCAAGGGTTCCGGTTATGGCGCGGTGATGGTGGTGGCGATGCTCGATGCCGAGCATGCGGTGCTGGTCGAGGAGTACTGCGGCGGTACCGACGACTACCAGCTGTCCCTGCCCAAGGGTTTGGTCGAGCCCGGCGAGGACGTGCTCGATGCGGCCAATCGCGAGCTCAAGGAAGAGGCCGGTTTCGGCGCTCGTCAGCTGGAGTGGATCGCCGAGCTGAGCCTGTCGCCCGGCTACATGAGCCAGAAGATCCAGGTGGTACTGGCCCGTGAACTCTATGAAGAAAGCCTGCCGGGTGACGAGCCCGAGCCGCTGCGGGTTGATCAGGTCAGCCTGCGCGAGCTGAGCAGCCTGGTGCAGCACCCCCAATTCACCGAGGGGCGCGCTCTGGCGGCCCTTTATCTGGTCCGAGACCTGTTAAGCCAACGCGGAGAATTTCGCCTGTGAGCCATCCCTATCTGTCGGCGGTCATCGCCCTGGTGCAACGTGCCGGCCAGGCTACCCTGCCGCATTGGCGTAACGATGTGGTAGTCAACGAGAAGGCCGATGCCTCGCCGGTGACGGCCGCCGACCTGGCCGCCCATCACATCCTCGAAGCCGGCTTGCTGGCGCTGGCGCCAGATGTGCCGGTGTTGTCCGAAGAAGACAGCGAGATTCCGTTCGGCGAGCGTGCCGCCTGGCAGCGCTGGTGGTTGGTCGACCCGCTGGATGGCACCAAGGAATTCATTTCCGGCAGCGAGGAGTTCACCGTCAACGTGGCCCTGATCGAGCGTGGCCAGGTGGTATTCGGCGTGGTCGGCATCCCGGCCAATGGCCGCTGCTACTACGGTGGTGCTGGGCTGGGTGCCTGGCGCATGGAAGCCGGCGGCGAGCCGCAGGCGATCAGTGTGCGCCTGGCACCGGCCGAGGCCTTCACCCTGGTGGCCAGCAAGCGCCACTCCAGCCCGGCCCAGGAGCGTCTGCTCGAAGGTCTGTCCGAGCGTTTCGGCGATCTGCAACTGGCCAGTGTCGGCAGCTCGCTGAAGTTCTGCCTGCTCGCCGAAGGCAATGCCGACTGCTATCCGCGCCTGGCGCCGACCTCGCAGTGGGACACCGCAGCAGCCCAGGGCGTGCTGGAAGGCGCCGGCGGCGAAGTGCTCGACCTCAAGGGCGAGGCGCTGACGTACGAGGCGCGCGAGTCCTACCTCAACCCGTCCTTCCTCGGTCTGCCGCAGGCAGCCGCCTGGCGTGCCGAGCTGATCCAGCTGGCACGCGCGCTGGACTGAAAACCTGTTTACGATCTGCTGCGCGTCGGCCATCCGGCGTTAAAAACAGCCTCGGAATGCTCATTTACAGCTCGTAAACTGCGCTTCCTCGGCTGTTTTTGCCTTGTCTGGCTCTAGCTCGCGAGATCGTAAAACAGGTTTTTAGAAGGTCTGCTGCACGGCGGCCAGGCTGTGTTAAAAACAGGCTATAACCTGTCCCGTCAAAACGGACCCTGAGCATGAAAGACCACCGTGCCTACCTGGAGCAGCTGCTGCATCAGGACATCCCGCTGACCCAGGCCCTCGGCCTGGGGGTGTCCAGTTGGGATGGCAGCGAGCTGCGCTTGAGCCTGCCACTGGCGGCCAACCTCAACCACAAGAGCAGCATGTTCGGCGGCAGCCTGTATTGCGGGGCCGTACTGGCCGGCTGGGGTTGGTTGCACCTGCGCTTGCGCGAGGCCGGAGTGACGGACGGGCATATCGTCATCCAGCAGGGGCAGATCGACTATGTGCAACCGGTGCTCGGCGACGCCCTGGCCGCCTGCGCCGCACCACCCACGGCACAGTGGGACAAGTTCCTCGCCCTCTACCAGCGCCGTGGTCTGGCGCGCATTACCCTGCACAGTCGCATTCTGCTCGATGAGGCCGAGGCCGTGCGCTTCAGCGGCCAGTACGTGCTGCACCGCTGAGCCCAGGCGTAAGCCGAGGACGCTGAATTCCAGCGCCGAGACCCAGGCAGCGTCGCGCCGAGCCACTTCCCGGATTGCATCCGGGCTACTTGATGAAGCCCACGTCCTGCGCTCCAGTGTTCGCTTAAAACATGTCGCTGTAGCGCTCGTCCTTGCGATATAGCAGCGGCTGGGCAAAGCCCGGCACCTGGATGCCCTCGGCGCTGAACTGCAGTTGCTGGTCGTCGATCAGGTCATGGCCGAAGTTGTAGAGGATGTCGAACTGGCCGAGCAGGGCCTGCTGGTCATACTGGCTGGCGGCGGCGCGGGTGTGTTCGCGCTTGGCCTGCCAGGCGGCGAAGGCCGCTTCGCCATGGCGCTTGCGCAGCATGCGCTCGGCCACCTGCGGTGCCAGCAGGACGCCGGTGGCGTTGTTGCCGCCGAAGCCCTTGGAGTTGAGGAAGCACACTTCCATGCCTTCCATGCGGCGGTCACGCACATCCAGGCTGATGTGCTGGCGATGGACGTCGTCGGCGACCTTGTCGATGGTCTTCAGCCCTGGCAGCAGGCCGTGGTGGAAGGTGCCGAGAGCGGAGATCAGTTGGTCGCCGCTGGCCGGCGCCAGGGAGTGGCCGACGAAGGCCTTCACCGCAGTCACCGGCCAGGCTTCGATGCCGAAGGCGGCGGCCACGCGGTCGAGCAGCTCCGATTCGCTCACCCGGTTGGCCGGGGTGCTGGAACCGTGGGCGTGGACGAAGCTGCGCTGGCGCACGGCTTCGCTGCCGAGCAGTTGGGTGGCGCTGGCCACAGCCTTGGCCAGGGTCAGGTAGTTGCCGGGGCCGGGGGCGGAAATCGACTTCTTGAAGCCATCGGCATTGATGAACACGTCGGTCACCGCACCGTGGATATCGGCACCCAGTTGCAGGGCCAGCTCATCGTCCATCAACACGATGAACTGCGCCGATTCGGACAGGGTGAAGCCGCAGTTGTCACCGAACGGGCGGCTGGCGCGGCGGAAGTCGACGTCATCGTGGCCCTCGATCTTGCGCAGGCCTTCCTCGGTGGCCAGCGCGCCCATGGCGCCGTAGCCGTCGATGAATTCCTGGGTGATCGGCGCTTCGCTGTTGCCTACTAGCACCACGCGCGCCTGGCCGTTGGCGATCTGTTCGATGCCTTTCTGCAGGTTGTAGAGGAAGGTCGCGCAGGCGCCGGTGACGCTGCCGGTGGTGCCGACACTGCCCAGCACATAGGCGTTGATGAAGTCCGCCGGCATGCTGTTGAGGCCCAGCGGGCACTGCTTGGCGGTAACCCGGCCGCCCTTGAGGCGCGCCTGCAGCATGCCGCCGAAGCCGTTGTCATCCATCTGGCTCATGCCGCTGCCGGCGAACACCGCCACCTCGTCCGGCTGCACCTGGGCGAGGATGTCGCTCCACGGCAGGCCGGTGGAGCGCAGGGCGTCGGTGGCGCCGACCACGGCCATCTGCAGGCCGCGCGGGTGGAAGTGCGAGTGGTACAGCGCGGCGGGATCGAAGCCGCTGGGCAGCTGGCCGGCCGACTTCACCGGCAAGGCGCGGTAGCTGTCGACCTTGAATTCGCAACTGTCATGCAGGGTGACCCGCACCAGCTGCTCGTCGATCGACTCGACGCTCCAGTTGGCCGGCAGCGGTTCGGGCAGTTGCTTGCGCGCGGTGGTGAACTGTGTGGCGCTGACCGTCAGGCCTTTCTGCCAGTGGGCGGCATCCACATCCAGGTAGCGCTTCTCGATGCGCCGCACCAGGGTGCCGGCGAGGATCGTCTCGGCGTGCTGCGCCTCGATCTCGGCCAGGCTCAGGGGGGCGCCAGCCAGGCTGTGGTAGCGGCCATCGATGACCTGCACCAACTGCATCATCACGGCCAGGCCGGCCAGGGTCTGCTGGCGCGCGGCGCTGTCCAGGGTTTCCAGCACGGTGCGGCGGAAACCGTGGTGGAAGGAACTGCGGCCTGCGGCGTTATAACCGCCGAAACCCACGATGACGGGTAGTCGGGACATCACATGGAACTCCTGCAATCGACCTGTAGCACGCAGGGCAGGTGGGCGCAGGGGGTGCCGGGGCATATCCGACAGCAACAGGCTCCACAAGCCATACGGCAATGCCGGGTGGCGACTCAAATGAATCGGGATACCAGGGTGACGAGGTCTATGACTGATGAGTCACTCGCGGTCTTGCAGGTATTCAGTCCCCGTCGTCAGGGCTATTACCTGCGAAATCCAGGCCATGCTTGCGCAACTTGTCATGCAGGGTCTTGCGCGCGATGCCCAGGGCTTCGGCCAGGCTGCGCAGGGACGTGTGCGCATTGGCCATTTCCGCGCTGATCAGTGTGCGTTCATAAGCCTCCACCTGTTCACTGAGGTTATGCCCGCTGGCCACATTGGCCGACATGCCCGACAGCCGCTCGAGGCCCAGCTCCAGGCCAATGGCGAAGCGCTCGGCGGCGTTCTGCAGCTCACGCACGTTGCCGGGCCAGGCATGGCCGAGTAACTGGGCGCGCTGGGCGACTGGCAGGCTGCGGCTGGGCAGGCCGTGGCGGTTGCTGGCGCTGTCGGCGTAGTGCTGGAACAGCTGCAGGATGTCCTCGCCGCGCTCGCGCAACGGCGGAATGCGCAGCGGTGCGACGTTCAGGCGGTAATACAGGTCGGCGCGGAAGCGGCCCTGGTCGGCGGCCTGGCGCAGGTCTTCCTTGGTCGCGGCAATCACGCGGATATCCAGGGGGATCAGCTGATTGCCGCCGAGGCGTTCGACCACCCGCTCCTGCAGCAGGCGCAGCAGCTTGACCTGTACATCGGCGCTCATGCTCTCGATTTCGTCGAGGAACAGGGTGCCGCCATTGGCGAATTCGAACTTACCGATGCGCCGTTTTTGTGCGCCGGTGAAGGCGCCTGGCTCATGACCGAACAATTCGCTCTCGACCACCGATTCGGCGAGGGCGCCGGCGTTGATCGCGACGAACGGCCCCTTCTTGCGTGCAGAGAGGTCGTGCAGGGCGCGCGCCACCACTTCCTTGCCGGCGCCGGTCTCACCGAGGATCAGCACATCGCTGTTGATCGCCGCCAGGGCGCCGACCTGTTCGCGCAGGCGCTGCATGGCCGGCGACTGGCCGAGCAGGCGCGCACCGAGCTGGTTACGGTCGGCCAGGGCCAGGCGCAGGCTGCGGTTGTCCAGCACCAGGCGGCGCAGTTCCAGAGCGCGGCGCACGCTGTCGAGCAGCGCCTCGCTGGCGAAGGGCTTTTCCAGGAAGTCGTAGGCGCCGGCGCGCATGGCCTGCACCGCCAGCGGCACATCGCCGTGACCGGTGATCAGCAGCACCGGCAGCTCGGCGTCCTGTTCATGCAGCTGTTGCAGCAGCTGCAGGCCGTCGATGCCGGGCATGCGGATATCGCTGACCACCACGCCGGGCCAGTCGGCCGGGATGCGCTGGGCCACGTTCTGGGCATCAGCCAGGGCTTCGACGTGGAAGCCGGCGAGGTCGAGGGTCTGCGCCAGCGCCTGGCGCAGGTGGGCATCGTCGTCGATCAGCAGGATCTGGATGCGGCTGTCGATGGCACTGCTCATGAAAACTCCTCGGTTGCAGCCAGGTTGGCGCCGGGCGTGGCGTGGCGCAGTTGCAGGGTGATCTGCGCGCCGCCGTCGGGGTGGTTGGCCAGCAACAGCTCGCCGCCCAGGGCGCGCATCAGTGTCTCGCAGATGGCCAGGCCGAGGCCGAGGCCCTGGGTGCTGGTCTTGGTGGTGAAGAACGGCTCGCGCGCATGCTCCAGGGCCTGGGCGGAGAACCCCGGGCCATTGTCGCGCAGCAGCAGGTTGACGCCTTCGCCTGTGACTTCGGCACTCAGCCACAGGCGTCGTGGCGGTGCCTTCTCGCTGAGGGCATCGAACGCGTTGGCCAGCAGATTGCCGAGTACCTGGCGCAGCCGCGTTTCGCCGGCCTGGACCCACAGCGTGGCGTCCGGCAGGTCACGGATCAGCTCCACGTCCAGCGCCCGCCGACGCTTGGCTAGCAGGGCCAGGGCATCATCCAGCGCCGGTTGCAGCGCCACGCTTTCCGGCGCGTGCCTATCGCGCCGGGCAAAGGCGCGCAGGTGGGCGATGATCGAAGCCATGCGCCCGGTCAGTTCGCTGATCAGCCCGAGGTTGCTGCGCGCGTCGTCGAGGCGCTGGTGGTCGAGCAGCACGCCGGCGTTGTCGGCATAGCTGCGGATCGCCGCCAGCGGCTGGTTGAGCTCGTGGCTGATGCTCGCGCTCATGGTGCCCAGCGCCGTCAGCTTGCCGGCCTGGACCAGTTCGTCCTGGGTGCGCAGCAGTTCCTGCTGAGCCTGCTCGCGCTCCAGCACTTCGTCCTTGAGGCGGTTGTTCAGGGTTTCCAGATCGCGGGTGCGCTCCAGTACACGGATCTCCAGCTCGCGCTTGGCGCGGGCGTCCAGGGCGATGCGCTCGATGTAGTGGCGGCGGCGCTGCAGCAGCAGGCCGAGCAGCAGCAGGCCGACGAGCAGCGCGGCAGCGCCGATGATCAGGGTGGTACGCACCTGGCGATCGACCAGCTGACGCGGGGCAAGGATGCTGGCGGTCAGTCCGGTCTCCTGCAGCTCGCGGCTCTGGATCAGCCAGGCACTGTCGTCCAGTTGCAGCGGCGTCGGCGCTTGGGTTGGGTAGGGTTGGTTGGCGGCGATGGCGGCGCGCTCGGCGTTATCCAGCGGCCGGGTGGCCCGGAAGCGCCAGTCGCTTTGCGAGGCGATGATCACCACGCCGTTGCTGTCGGTGACCATCAGCTGCTCCGGGGTGTTGCCCCACAGAGACTCGGCGTCGTCCAGGTCGACCTTGACCACCAGGATGCCGATCACCCGCTCGCCGTCGCGCACCGGGCTGGAGAAGAAGTAGCCGCGCTTGCGCGAGGTGGTGCCGAGGCCGAAGAAGCGTCCCTGCTTGCCGGCCAGGGCCTCGCGAAAGTACGGGCGATAGGTGAAATCGCGGCCGATGAAGCTGTCCTGCTGGTCCCAGTTGGACGAGGTCAGGGTGATGCCCTGAGGGCTCATCAGGTAGATCACATCCGCGCCGGTCTCCTCGCGTACCTGGGTCAGCAGGCGGTTGGCCCGCTCCTGCTGGGCGCGGTCGTCCGGCGTGGCGAGCAGAGCGCGCAGTGGTGGCAGGTCGGCAAGGATATTCGGCAGCACCTCGAAGCGCCGCAGCGTGCCGAGCAGGTTGGCCACATAGAGGTCGAGGGTCTGGCGGTTCTGCTCGATCAGC
Encoded here:
- a CDS encoding acyl-CoA dehydrogenase C-terminal domain-containing protein, with the translated sequence MADYKAPLRDMRFVLNEVFEVSKLWAQLPALAEVVDEDTAAAILEEAGKVTGGVIAPLNRSGDEEGCSWTDGAVKTPAGFPQAYQTYAEGGWVGVGGDPVFGGMGMPKVISAQVEEMVNSANLSFGLYPMLTAGACLSINAHASEELKEKYLPNMYGGTWAGSMCLTEPHAGTDLGIIRTKAEPQADGSYKISGTKIFITGGEHDLTENIIHLVLAKLPDAPAGPKGISLFLVPKFMVNADGSLGEKNSLSCGSIEHKMGIKASATCVMNFDGATGWIVDAPNKGLAAMFTMMNYERLGVGIQGLSLGERSYQNAVEYARDRIQSRAPTGPVAKDKAADPIIVHPDVRRMLLTMKALNEGGRAFSSYVAMQLDTAKFSEDAATRKRAEELVALLTPVAKAFLTDMALETTTHGQQIFGGHGYIREWGQEQLIRDCRITQIYEGTNGIQALDLVGRKVVGSGGAFYKHFAEEIKAFTDSADASLAEFVNPLKEAIANLELMTADLLERAKANPNEVGAASVEYLQVFGYTAYAYMWALMARTALAKQDQDEFYRTKLGTARFFFARLLPRIHSLTASVKAGSESLYLLDAAQF
- the yrfG gene encoding GMP/IMP nucleotidase translates to MPLLPWADIDTVLLDMDGTLLDLHFDNHFWLEHLPQRYAEVHGTSRAAAEAELLPLFREHAGQLSWYCTDFWSRELNLSVRELKREVAHLIALRPDADTFLKALRSAGKRVALITNAHRDSLSLKLERVELAPYFDRLISSHDYGFPKENQQFWFALQQDFPFDPARSLFIDDSLPILRSAGRFGVAQLLAVRQPDSRQGAKDTEEFAAVEDYRLLCADLQASCSMTG
- the nudE gene encoding ADP compounds hydrolase NudE produces the protein MREKPVVLAREIVASSRLFRVEELQLRFANGVERTYERLVGKGSGYGAVMVVAMLDAEHAVLVEEYCGGTDDYQLSLPKGLVEPGEDVLDAANRELKEEAGFGARQLEWIAELSLSPGYMSQKIQVVLARELYEESLPGDEPEPLRVDQVSLRELSSLVQHPQFTEGRALAALYLVRDLLSQRGEFRL
- the cysQ gene encoding 3'(2'),5'-bisphosphate nucleotidase CysQ codes for the protein MSHPYLSAVIALVQRAGQATLPHWRNDVVVNEKADASPVTAADLAAHHILEAGLLALAPDVPVLSEEDSEIPFGERAAWQRWWLVDPLDGTKEFISGSEEFTVNVALIERGQVVFGVVGIPANGRCYYGGAGLGAWRMEAGGEPQAISVRLAPAEAFTLVASKRHSSPAQERLLEGLSERFGDLQLASVGSSLKFCLLAEGNADCYPRLAPTSQWDTAAAQGVLEGAGGEVLDLKGEALTYEARESYLNPSFLGLPQAAAWRAELIQLARALD
- a CDS encoding thioesterase domain-containing protein, which translates into the protein MKDHRAYLEQLLHQDIPLTQALGLGVSSWDGSELRLSLPLAANLNHKSSMFGGSLYCGAVLAGWGWLHLRLREAGVTDGHIVIQQGQIDYVQPVLGDALAACAAPPTAQWDKFLALYQRRGLARITLHSRILLDEAEAVRFSGQYVLHR
- a CDS encoding beta-ketoacyl synthase, coding for MSRLPVIVGFGGYNAAGRSSFHHGFRRTVLETLDSAARQQTLAGLAVMMQLVQVIDGRYHSLAGAPLSLAEIEAQHAETILAGTLVRRIEKRYLDVDAAHWQKGLTVSATQFTTARKQLPEPLPANWSVESIDEQLVRVTLHDSCEFKVDSYRALPVKSAGQLPSGFDPAALYHSHFHPRGLQMAVVGATDALRSTGLPWSDILAQVQPDEVAVFAGSGMSQMDDNGFGGMLQARLKGGRVTAKQCPLGLNSMPADFINAYVLGSVGTTGSVTGACATFLYNLQKGIEQIANGQARVVLVGNSEAPITQEFIDGYGAMGALATEEGLRKIEGHDDVDFRRASRPFGDNCGFTLSESAQFIVLMDDELALQLGADIHGAVTDVFINADGFKKSISAPGPGNYLTLAKAVASATQLLGSEAVRQRSFVHAHGSSTPANRVSESELLDRVAAAFGIEAWPVTAVKAFVGHSLAPASGDQLISALGTFHHGLLPGLKTIDKVADDVHRQHISLDVRDRRMEGMEVCFLNSKGFGGNNATGVLLAPQVAERMLRKRHGEAAFAAWQAKREHTRAAASQYDQQALLGQFDILYNFGHDLIDDQQLQFSAEGIQVPGFAQPLLYRKDERYSDMF
- a CDS encoding sigma-54 dependent transcriptional regulator is translated as MSSAIDSRIQILLIDDDAHLRQALAQTLDLAGFHVEALADAQNVAQRIPADWPGVVVSDIRMPGIDGLQLLQQLHEQDAELPVLLITGHGDVPLAVQAMRAGAYDFLEKPFASEALLDSVRRALELRRLVLDNRSLRLALADRNQLGARLLGQSPAMQRLREQVGALAAINSDVLILGETGAGKEVVARALHDLSARKKGPFVAINAGALAESVVESELFGHEPGAFTGAQKRRIGKFEFANGGTLFLDEIESMSADVQVKLLRLLQERVVERLGGNQLIPLDIRVIAATKEDLRQAADQGRFRADLYYRLNVAPLRIPPLRERGEDILQLFQHYADSASNRHGLPSRSLPVAQRAQLLGHAWPGNVRELQNAAERFAIGLELGLERLSGMSANVASGHNLSEQVEAYERTLISAEMANAHTSLRSLAEALGIARKTLHDKLRKHGLDFAGNSPDDGD
- a CDS encoding ATP-binding protein, translated to MTPTPTPRRPRWRSLALLALLLAPLLWPLQQLAERYYRDELIEQNRQTLDLYVANLLGTLRRFEVLPNILADLPPLRALLATPDDRAQQERANRLLTQVREETGADVIYLMSPQGITLTSSNWDQQDSFIGRDFTYRPYFREALAGKQGRFFGLGTTSRKRGYFFSSPVRDGERVIGILVVKVDLDDAESLWGNTPEQLMVTDSNGVVIIASQSDWRFRATRPLDNAERAAIAANQPYPTQAPTPLQLDDSAWLIQSRELQETGLTASILAPRQLVDRQVRTTLIIGAAALLVGLLLLGLLLQRRRHYIERIALDARAKRELEIRVLERTRDLETLNNRLKDEVLEREQAQQELLRTQDELVQAGKLTALGTMSASISHELNQPLAAIRSYADNAGVLLDHQRLDDARSNLGLISELTGRMASIIAHLRAFARRDRHAPESVALQPALDDALALLAKRRRALDVELIRDLPDATLWVQAGETRLRQVLGNLLANAFDALSEKAPPRRLWLSAEVTGEGVNLLLRDNGPGFSAQALEHAREPFFTTKTSTQGLGLGLAICETLMRALGGELLLANHPDGGAQITLQLRHATPGANLAATEEFS